Sequence from the Paraburkholderia acidiphila genome:
ACGTGCCGACATGGCAATGCCGCCGTCCCGACGATCTCGCCTGGACGCTCGAACACCTGCCGGACCTCGTCGTGAAGGAGGTGCACGGCGCGGGCGGCTACGGCATGCTCGTCGGGCCTGCTTCCACGCGCGAGGAAATCGAAGCGTTTCGCGAGCGGCTGATCGCGCGACCGGGCAACTACATCGCGCAGCCCACACTGTCGCTCTCTGCTTGCCCGACTTTCGTCGAGGCGGGCATCGCGCCTCGACATATCGACCTGCGGCCCTTCGTGCTCTCCGGCAAGACGATCCAGATGGCGGCTGGCGGCCTCACGCGCGTCGCGCTCAAGGAAGGCTCGCTCGTCGTCAACTCGTCGCAGGGCGGCGGGACCAAGGACACCTGGGTGCTCGAATGATTTCCATTGCCATGATGCACGTACAAGAAGAGGTTCGATCATGCTGAGCCGCACCGCCGATCATCTGTTCTGGATGGCCCGCTACATGGAGCGCGCGGAGAATACCGCGCGCATGCTGGACATCAATCTGAAGGCGCTCCTGCTGCCCGGCAGCGCGGACGCGGAGCCGCGCACGCATCGCGCGATGCTGCGCATCTCCGAGCTGGAGCCGGCTTTCGATGCCCGCCACGAGGAAACGACCAGCAGCAACGTGCTCAAGTTTCTCGTTGCGGACCCAACGAATCCGTCGAGCATTTACTCGTGCCTGCAGGCGACCCGCGAGAATGCGCGCGCGGTGCGCGGCACGCTCACGACGGAATGGTGGGAAACCATCAACGATACGTGGCTGCAATTCGTCGAGCTGTTGCGCGGGGGGGAACTGGAATCCCGTCCCGATGCGCTGTTCGAGTGGGTGAAGTTCCGCTCGCATCTGTCGCGTGGCGTGCGCCTCGGCACGGCGTTGCAGGACGACGCGCTGTTCTTCACGCAGCTCGGCACGTTCCTCGAACGCGCGGACAACACGGCGCGCATTCTCGATGTGCGTTTCGTCGATGTGGAGAACGCCGACTCGCGCTCGGCGGCGCGTCAGCTCGAGGACTTCTATTACTGGACCTCGATTCTCAGCTCGGTTTCCGCGCTCGAAATCTATCGCAAGGTTTACCGCGACGTGGTGACGCCCGCGCGCGTGGTGGAGCTGCTCATCCTCAACCAGCAGATGCCGCGCTCGCTGCTGGCGTCGCTCGACGGCGTCTGCACGAATCTCGCGATGCTGCGCACCGACAGTTCGCGCGAAGTCGAGCGCACCGCGGGCAAGCTGCGCGCCGAGCTGCTTTACGCGGACCTGCGGCAGATTTTCTCGATGGGCGTGCATACGTTTCTTACGCAGTTTCTCGCCCGTGTGTACGAGCTGGGCAACCAGGTCGCGCGCACGTATTTGATGTTGCCGGTTGGTTAGCGCGATTACGCGCTCATCGATATTCAAAACGTCTCGATGGAGGATTCACCTCATGCAACTCGCGATCCGGCACGACACGGTGTACCGCTACGAAGCGCCCGTGCATTATTCGATCCAGCAGTTGCGGCTTTCGCCGCTCACCACGCCCACGCAGGTCGTCAAGCAATGGCACGTCGAAGCGCCGGGTAAGCTCGATACGAGCCGCGATGCCTATGGCAACGCGCTGACGACGCTGGTGCTCACGCGCCCCCACAAGGAAATTCGCCTGCGCGTGCGTGGCGAAGTCGAGACGGTGGCGCTGCCCGATGGCCGTTTGCCTGAAGGCGAGGGCACGGTGCCGATGCACCATTTCACCTCGCCCACGCGCCTCACCGAGGCCGACGCGGCCCTCACGGAATTCGCGTTCAGCCTGCCGCCGCTCGACGACACGGCGGCCATTCTGCACGCGGCTTCGCGCATCACGGAGCGCGTGCGCTATGAAGCCGGTGTCACCGACGTGACACACAGCGCAGCGGACGCGCTGGCGCTGGGCCGTGGCGTGTGTCAGGATCATGCGCATGTGATGCTCGCGGTGTGCCGTGCGCGCGGCGTGCCGGCGCGTTATGTGAGTGGCTATATCGACCCCGGCGACGTGCCCGAGATGGCGAGCCACGCGTGGGTCGACGTCTGGCTCGACAACGGCTGGGTGACGGTGGACGTCACGCACGCGTGTTTTGCCAGCGAAAAATATTGCCGGATCGCGGTGGGGCGCGACTACGACGCCGCCGCGCCAGTTCGCGGTCGTCGCGTGGGCGGCGCTGGAGAAACGCTCGATGTCAGCGTGCACGTGAGCGCGCTGCAGTCACAGCAGTAGTTTTCCCGCTATAACAAATACAGCGGCGAAGGCAAGGATGGGCAAGGAGGCGCATGACGTACTGTGTGGCAATGGCAGTGGAAGAGGGGCTCGTGTTCCTTTCGGACACGCGCACGAACGCGGGTGTCGATCACATCAGCACGTCGCGCAAGATGGCCGTGTTCGAAGAGCCCGGCGAGCGCGTGCTCGTGCTGCTCGTCGCGGGCAACCTGGCGATTACGCAGGCGACGCTCCAGGTCTTGACCGAGCCGCAGGAAGCGGGGCGCGCGACGCTCTGGAACGCGCCAACCATGGTCGAGGCCGCGCGCGTGGTGGGCGAAGCCGTGCGCGAAGTGCACCGGCGCGACGCCGAAGCGCTCAAGACCTTCAACGTCGACTTCAACTGCAGTTTCATCCTCGGCGGCCAGATCGGCGGCCACCCCATGCGGCTGTTCCAGATCTACGCGGCCGGCAATTTCATCGAGACGTCGAGCGTCAATCCGTATTTCCAGATTGGTGAGTCGAAGTACGGCAAGCCGATCATCGACCGCGTGCTGACGCCGTACACGCCGCTCGACGAAGCCGCGAAGTGCGCGCTCATCTCCATGGATTCGACGCTGCGCTCGAACCTCTCGGTCGGCCTGCCGCTCGACCTGCTCGTGTACGAGCGCGACGCGCTGCGTGTCACGCGTTATGCGTCAATCGATCAGTCGAATGGCTATTTCCAGATGATTCATTCGACGTGGGGCGAGCGGCTGCGCCAGGTGTTCGGTGAAATTCCCGATCCGCTCTGGACCGACGAAGGCAACGTGCCGCGCCACGAGCGCACGACGTTGCCGAGTGCACCGCGCCCCGCGCATGACGGGCATGTGAACGAACCGCGGCCCGCGCAAACGCTCGCGCAAGCTCAGCCACACGGCGCTTCGACTACGCCGCGCATGCCGCGCGACGGTTAAAGGGGCGTCTTGATTTCCCTTTTGCCTCGCTAACTGCCGAACCGGTATCCTCCTGCGTAATATTCGCGGTATGCCGCGCGTCATGCGCGTCCCCTCGACCATGGAGGCAGGCTGATGAAGCAGAACGACGACACAAAGAACGGGCGCCCCGAAGAACCTTCCATTCCCGCAGGTCCGGACGACCCCACACGCCGCCGTGTGCTCGGCGGGCTGGCGGCGGTTGGCGTGGGCCTCGCGCTCGGCGGCTGCGAGACGCCGGTGCAGAGCGCGTCGAGCGCGCCGCGCAGTGCCGCCGACGCGCGCGTCGACGCCGCGCTGCGCGACCAGGTGCGCCAGATCGTGGTGATCTACGCGGAGAATCGCAGCTTCGTCAATCTGTACGGCAATTTTCCGGGCGTGCAAACGCCGCTGGCGAGCGTGAGCGCCGAGCGCTACGCGCAGCTCGATCGTGACGGCAGGACGCCGCTGCCGCAGTTGCCGAAAATCTGGGGTGGCCTCGTACCCCAGGCGCAGGAACTGGATGGCAAGCGCTACATGATTGCGGAGCATCAGATCACGGGCCTTTCGAACGGCCCATTTCTGATCGTGGATACGCATGGCAAGCCGTTGCCGAACGGCATCATCACGCGCGATCTGGTCCATCGCTTCTATCAGAACCAGATGCAGATCAACGCGGGGCGCAACAACCAGTTCGCCGCGTGGGGCGATTCGGGCGGCCTTGTCATGGGCTACTACGAGAATTCCGCGCAGACGTTGAAGCTCTGGAATATCGCGCAGCAGTACACGCTCTGCGACAACTTCTTCATGGCCGCGTTTGGCGGCTCGTGGCTCAACCACATCTTCCTGATTTCGGCGCAGGTGCCGCAATACGCCGATATCCAGACGAGCGCCGCCAAGCATCTCGCCTCGGTCGTGGAGGGCGACGATCCCGCCGGCACGCGCCTGAAGGTCGCGGCGAACTCGCCGGCCTCGGCGCTCGACGGCCCGCCGAAGTTCGTGAACGACGGCCTCTTCACGCCCGATGGCTACGCCGTCAATACGATGGCGCCGCCGTATCAGCCGAGCAATGTGCGGCCTTCGGAAGACGGCAACCCCGCGCTCGCCGACCCATCCAATCCGCGCGTGCTGCGCCCGCAGACCTACGCGACGATCGGCGACCGGCTCTCGGCAAAGGGCGTCGACTGGGCCTGGTACAGCGGGGCGTGGCAGTACGCGCTGGACCATCAGGACACGGGCGCGGTGCCCGACTTCCAGTACCACCACCAGCCGTTCAACTACTTCGCTAACTTCGCGCCGGGCACGGCCGCGCGCTCGCGCCACCTGCGCGATGCGGGCGTGGGCGACGATCCGTCGACCAACCGTCTGCTGGCGGACATCGATGCGGGGCGCTTGCCTGCCGTCACGTTCTACAAGCCGCAGGGCAACCTGAACATGCACGCAGGCTATGCGGACGTCGAATCGGGCGACCGCCACATCACGGCCGTGATCGAGCACATCCAGCGCGGCCCGCAATGGGCGAACACGATGATCGTCGTGACGCACGACGAGAACGGCGGCTGGTGGGATCCGGTCGCGCCGCCCGTGGGCGACCGCTGGGGCCCGGGCTCGCGCATTCCGGCGCTCGTGATCGCGCCGTTCGCGAAGAAGGGCTATGTCGATCACACGTTCTACGACACGGTTTCGATCCTGCGCTTCATCAGCCGCGTGCATGGGCTTGCGCCGCTCGATGGCGTGGCTTCGCGCGATCAGGCAATCGTCTCGCGAGGGCAGACGCCGCCCGGCGATCTCACGGCGGCGCTCGATCTGGCTTGAGTGCTGTTTGCATCGATGGGGAGAGGGCGGCGCCGGCCGCGAAACGTTTGCGCCGCCGCCCCCCGGTTGCCCATCGGAAGCGCAAATTGATGCAAGCGCGACACAAGCGACGAACTCTCCATCCGATCAATGAGTTGGCGCACTCTCCAGGCGGTTATCAACAGGTTTGTCACCAAAAACTGTGGACAACTTTGCTGCGCAGAAAACGTGCATTTTCTGTGGTGTTTGAGGACTTTCCGTTTCTAATCATGGGCTTGGTGCGGATGTCCAGAAGTTGCCCACAGGGCTGTCAACGGAAACTGTGGACAAAGCACCAACGCGTTTTTCGGTGATGTGACGCCACTGCCACAATCGGCAACTCTGCGGACAATGCGAGTCGCGTCAAGCACTTGGCGCAGTCGTCCCTGGGTTACGCACAAGGCTCTCCACTGAATTTGTGGAGAAGTTTGGTTCGCGGGGCACGGGTCCCGCAAACATCTACTCTGTTTAATTTCAGCCTGGCTGTCGAGATCGCGCGTCTTCATCACGAAGTCGAACGACATCTGGTTTTCTTCGAATGCATGGCCGTGCTGGCAGAAAGGGTGAAGGAGACCACGACTGATCCAGCCCGGTTGAGGGCGCTGGAATGTCTGCTCGAACTCGTTCATTTTTCTGCTGAAGCCTTCCTCGAACCCGTGCCTGAACTAAGCCCCGCATAAGCATTGCTGCTATGCCTTGTGGGTAATGCGATGCGTCCTTGACGATGCGCCAGGCGCTGCGCGGCGCTTGCGGGTAGCGTGGGTAGATTTGTCCATTTGCGCAAGCGCTGCGCATTCTTAGGTTAGCAGTCCATATCAAGGAAATGTCCTATGGCGGAATCAGACAATACTGGAAGATTTATCACAGGCAGGCAGTCGGCCCACATGGAAATCGTGCGGCGCTACCGGGATTATCGTGCGCCCGAGGGTGAGGATATCCCCGTCCGAGTCACCAATTTGAACCCGCAACACATTAAGGTGCTTGAGAATTCGGATGAGTTTCCTGATGGGACCGTCAATCTTGCACCGCATAGCACGGTGACGTTCAAAATGAAGACGACCAGCGCTAGTAAATTTGCCGCTGGCACTTACGACCTGAATGCAGGCGCATTCATGGATATAAAGGTCGTCGGTTTGGAGTCCAGCCTGGTTCGTGTCGATTTCCATTCGGACTACAAGAATCCAACCCGCGTGACCTTCGACCGCGACTATCCCTCGACTCCACAGGAGCGTGAGCAGTGGGAAGCCGAAACTGAAGCGCCAGGCGTGGCTGCTGCGTCAGATCACCGGCGAGGCCGACCAGGCCGACCAATTGCTGGGCCTGCTGCTCGACGCCAAACAGGTGTCGGAGGGCACGATCCGCCACTTCTGGTACAGCCGCCTCAAGGGCCTCGCGCAGCATGCGAGCCTGGGGGCGGTACGGGAATCCACCCTCAAGGTGGAACAGCATGGGCTCGATCCCGCAATTGGTCCTCAGGCTCCGGTGGCGCGCTGGCTGCTTCAGGCGCTCGCCGCGAAGATGGCGCAGTTCGGTCAGGGAGCGCAGCTCGTCGCGCTGCCTCACAGTCAGGGTATTTCATTGAACGTGGTCGCGAAAGAACGTGCCCCGGTCGATGTGCCGTGGAAGGAACAGTACGACTACGACACGATGCTGATCCCCGAGTTATTGGGCCTTCTGTCCGCGTGGGAGGCTTGCATGCTGGGGTTTCCAAAAGGCTGGAACGATGCCGATACCTTCATCACGTGCGTCTGCGCCGGTACGTTCATCGTGCTGTTCCTCTACCGCTTTCGCGCGAAACTCCCCGCCGTGCTGGAAGGTATCGGCGATTTTATCGGAGACCTGATTGAGGAAATATTTTTCTCCTGGAGGAGGTAGCCGCCGTGTGGCGCTGGTACGAGAAGCAGGGTAGACCGTGCTGGATCAGTGCGTACCGTGATCGCCCGCAGGTGCGCTTTGTGGATGCGTGGCGACGCATGGAAGCCTACCAGCGGGCGATGAAGGCTGAATACTTGCGGCACAGGAAAAATCACAGGGTGTGATTTTCCCGTAGCCCTATCATCAAAACAGCGGGGAAATTGAGGGAGTATTAAATTGTACAACTAAATAAATCGGGGCCAAGCGAGCCACTTGGCTGGGTGATTGCTTTCGCTGAAACGGGCGGGAAGGCCAGCTATCACGGTTGTTCGATGTTCGATGTTCGACGGTCAGGCGGCGCTGCGCTACTACCCGCCGCCTTTCGATGCACTGGTCGATATCGGGCGAACGCCCGACCTTGCGTTGGCGAAAGCGGGCTTCACGGTGCAGCCGGTCAGCGCTTTCCGGGTGGCCGGGACGACAGCAACGGGGCATGCCTCAGTGATTGCCAGCATGCACGTGGCGTGCCCGCTCCGGCCGGGTGCTGGTACGCGCAGACGGGACACCGGATGCCGTGCTGTCCACGGCTCCGGTCATGGAGTCCAGGAAGACGGTGCGGGAGCTGCCTGCACCGATCAGCTTCCTGATCGAGCGCATTCGCGAGCGGGCCGGGTTGTTCGCCTGGCGGGAGACGGTGCAGACCTTCAGCGCGTGGGACCGGCACAGTCTGGAGGCGCTGGCCGGGCAGGCCTGGCGGCATACCCCGGTTGTGGAGATAGATGGCGCGGACCCTGACTTCGACCAGTTCGCCGTCTACGACCCCGAGTTCCGGCAATGGCACGTTGTCTCTGCTAACCAGGTCATGAACGACTGCATGCCCCTCTCATGCTGACTGTGGGGAAAGTTTCTGTAGTTCCCCACGTGTGCATCGCAGCATGCACAATTGACCTGTCGAAGATTTTCCTGCACAAGTGACTTGTTAAAGCGGTGTTCGATTTGCCGTTAGCTTGCGTCTCTTGCAGGACACATGTTTAATCTGTAGACCGTCCCCCCCATGGGAAACGTGGGGGAACGATGTTGGTGGGCGTGTGGGGAATGCCAGTTTCCCCCCACATGCCCCGCAAAGCCTTGTGCCAAGGGCTTCAGCGCTGTGGGGAAATACTTGCCCAGCTTTGCCAACAAAATCTGTGGAAAAGCACCAGCGCGCTTCTCCGGGATACGCCGCCACTGCCACAATCAGCAACAACTTTGCACACAACCCTAATCGCTTCAAGCACTTGGCGCAGTCGTCCCGGGGTTACGCACAAGCCTGTCCACGAAACCTGTGGATAGCCCACCCATATGTTGATCGTTGCCGAATCAACCTTGCACAGTGTGGGAGTTCGGCCCGATAATCGGCGTCGATATGGCCGTCGCGTGACCGCGCGCGCACGGGCAACTTTCTCCTCGCCACTACCCGCCGCGCCGTGCTCAAAAACTCGCGCTTTGCCGGTCTTCTGCGTATTCCTGGTTTCCTGCCGCTCGCCGGCGCCACCCTCATGCTGGGCGTGGCGATGTCCTTCACCGCGCCTTACCTTTCGCTATTCGGCGTCGAACTCGTCGGCATGACGCCGTTCCGGCTCGGCGTGTTCATGACCGCCATCGCCACGAGCGGCGTCATCGCGAGCACCGCCGCGGGCCGCTGGAGCGACGCCACCGGCAAGCACCGAACCCTGTTGCTCGTCTCGCTGTGCGCCGCCACGCTCGGCTATCTCTGCCTGTGCGTCGTGCGCGATTACCGGCTTCTGCTCCTTGTGGGCATCGCGTTCATCGGCGCGGGCGGCTGCGCGCTCTCGCTCGTGTTCTCGTTCAGCCGCGCGGCGCTGCCCGCACGCGACGACGCCGAGCGGACCTTCGCGAGCGCGACGCTGCGCACGATTCTTTCCGCGGCGTGGGTGTTCGGCCCCGCGGTTGGCGCGCTCGTGCTCGCGGCGACGAACTTCTACGGGCTCTTCCTGTTTGCGGCGGCGAGCTTCGCGGCGTGCGGCACGATCGTCTGGCGCATGCGCGAGCCGCGCCACGACGAACACGCCACGCAACATTTGATGGCGCGCCCAACCTCCGGCGAAGTCGCTCGGGAGATGAGCGCTGAAAGCGCAGCGGAGTACGAGGGCCAGCCGCTGACGCAGGCCGAAGTGCAGCCGGGGGTGCCACGCGACCCCGCGCCGCTGCCAGCGGCGGCGGGAACGGCAAAAGCAAAGGCGAAGGCCGCGCGCCCGCCCGCGCCCGCCATGGAAGGCTCGCAGAAAGACATCATGCGCGCGATCGTTGCGCTCACACTCATCGGCCTCGCGGCCAACGCGACGATGATCGTGCTGCCGCTTTACATCGTGCATGGCCTGCGCGGTACGCGCATCGACGTGTCGATCATGCTCGGCCTCGGCGCGTTCATGGAAATCCCGATGATGCTCGCGCTCGGCGCGCGCGCCTCGGTGCTGAACAAGACGTGGTGGCTGGCCGCGTGCGCCGTGGTGCACGCGGTCTACTTCGTTGCGATGTCGCTGGCGCCTGGCGTGCACGCGCTGATCCCGATGCAGATCCTCAACGCCTTCGTGGTGGCCGTCACGTCGTGCCTTGGAATGACCTTCGTGCAGGATCTGATGCCTTCGTCGCCGGGGCGGGCGACGGCGCTCTTCTTCAACGCGTCGCGGCTCGGCTCGATTCTTTCGGGCGTGCTTTCCGGCTTGCTCGTGCAGGCGTTCGGCTATCGCGGCACGTTTGTTTTTTGCAGCCTGCTCGCGCTATGCGCGCTCGTGTTGTTCGCCGTGCCCGGCGAGCAGTATCCGAAAATGGCGCGCGCCGTGCGGCGTTACCTGCGTGAGCGGTTGAGCAAGCGGGGCTAGTGCCTGGCAATTTCAGCACCGCTCATCATCGGCACGCACTACGCGGTTTCTACGTCCCGCCCTGCGAGCGTTTGCGCGGGTGTTGCGGCGTCGAAGTCTTCCGCATCGACGTCATAGCCAGAAGGCTCCCAGCGAATCGAGAGGAGCGCCGCGAGTCCCACGAGCGGCGCGATCGCGATGATCCAGAACACGCGCGTGCCGAGTGCGGTGGCGAGCACGGGGAACAGGAACAGCGAGACCGTTGAGCTTGCACGCATGAGCGTCTGGTTGAAGCCGACGCCCACGCCGCGCAGCGAGGTCGGGTAGCCGAGCGAGGCGAACGTCATGCTGTGCGATCCGGCGCCAATGCCCTGGCCAAACAGGAAAGCGGCGAGCAGGGCGACCGCGCTGACGACTTCGGGCGCCGTCGCCGGCTTGCCGACGATCGCGAGGCCGACGAGCGCCGCGAACTGGATCGCATAGCCCAACACGGTAAGCTTCCACGCGCCGAAGCGCGGCACGATTCGCACGGCGATCAGCCCTCCCACGAAGGCGAAGCCGAGATTGAGCACGAGCGAGGCGAGGATCGTCGTGAGCATGGACTGCGCGAGGAAGCTCGAGATGATCACGGGCAGGCCGAACGCGACCGCGTTGTACGCGAACGAGGAGGCTACGCCGATGACCGTTGCGAGCACCGTGCGTCGCAAATAGACGCCGCGCAGCAGTGCGCCGTAATTCTTCCACGACGCCACGCGCGCCGGTTTGGCCGCGGCGCTCGCGGCGGCTTCGGGCGCGACCTGCGCGTCGATGCCGTACGAGCGTTTGAGGATGCGCGCCGCGCCCGCGAGATCGCCCTGATTCGCGGCCCACACCGGCGACTCGCTGATATAGCGGCTGCGGATCGCGATGATCACGAGCGCCGGCACGGCGCCGAAGCCGAGCGTGAGGCGCCAGAGCAGGTGCGAGTGCGAGGCGGGCAAGCCTGCATAGAACGCGAGCACGAGCAGATACGACACGCTGATCGCCGCATACCAGACGGGGCACCACATCGCCACGCGCGCGGCCTTGTTGCCGCGGCCCTTGAGCCGCGAGAACTCGGCGAGAAAGGCCATGGCGACAGGCAAGTCGATGCCGACGCCCAGCCCCATCACGAAGCGCGCGCCGCCGAGCACCCAGGCGTTGGGCGCGAGCGCGCAGGCAATCGCGGCGACGACGAAGAAGAACATGTCGGCCATGAACACGCGATAGCGTCCGATGCGATCGGTAAGGAACCCGCCGAGAAACGCGCCAACGATCGCGCCGAATGTGATGGCCGAAGCGACGAAGCCGGTGCCCGCAGGCGTGAGCGAGAATTCGCGCGCCACGTCCTTGAGGCCGAAGGCGAGTGCGCCGAGATCATAGGCATCGAGGAACACGCCGCCCAGTGCGATGGCCACGACAATGCGCGCATTGCTGCCCGTGGCCGCCCCGGCGTTGACGAGCTGCGAGACGTCGGCCGCGCTGCGGATCACCGGGCGGCCGGCAGGGCTGAACGAAGAGGGGGAAGTTGAGGCGGACATGCGAGGCGACGCGAGCGGGCGCGCGGATAGCGGCAAAGCGCGTGATGCTAACCCCCGCGAGGCGCGCGCCCAAATCGTTTTTGGTTATGAGCTCATGCCGTACGGCTGCAGGTGATTCAGTGCATGTAGGTGACGCGGCGCGATCGGTCGCTCAACTGCAAACCCGCGTCGAGCAGCGCGATGGCGAACCAGCGCGCGGTCTTGAGCATGCCGCTCACGCTTGGCATCGGCAGCCAGTCGTTGAGGAGTTGCACGGCGGCCTCGCTGCGCGTGGACTGC
This genomic interval carries:
- a CDS encoding alpha-E domain-containing protein, whose translation is MLSRTADHLFWMARYMERAENTARMLDINLKALLLPGSADAEPRTHRAMLRISELEPAFDARHEETTSSNVLKFLVADPTNPSSIYSCLQATRENARAVRGTLTTEWWETINDTWLQFVELLRGGELESRPDALFEWVKFRSHLSRGVRLGTALQDDALFFTQLGTFLERADNTARILDVRFVDVENADSRSAARQLEDFYYWTSILSSVSALEIYRKVYRDVVTPARVVELLILNQQMPRSLLASLDGVCTNLAMLRTDSSREVERTAGKLRAELLYADLRQIFSMGVHTFLTQFLARVYELGNQVARTYLMLPVG
- a CDS encoding transglutaminase family protein, translated to MQLAIRHDTVYRYEAPVHYSIQQLRLSPLTTPTQVVKQWHVEAPGKLDTSRDAYGNALTTLVLTRPHKEIRLRVRGEVETVALPDGRLPEGEGTVPMHHFTSPTRLTEADAALTEFAFSLPPLDDTAAILHAASRITERVRYEAGVTDVTHSAADALALGRGVCQDHAHVMLAVCRARGVPARYVSGYIDPGDVPEMASHAWVDVWLDNGWVTVDVTHACFASEKYCRIAVGRDYDAAAPVRGRRVGGAGETLDVSVHVSALQSQQ
- a CDS encoding proteasome-type protease; translated protein: MTYCVAMAVEEGLVFLSDTRTNAGVDHISTSRKMAVFEEPGERVLVLLVAGNLAITQATLQVLTEPQEAGRATLWNAPTMVEAARVVGEAVREVHRRDAEALKTFNVDFNCSFILGGQIGGHPMRLFQIYAAGNFIETSSVNPYFQIGESKYGKPIIDRVLTPYTPLDEAAKCALISMDSTLRSNLSVGLPLDLLVYERDALRVTRYASIDQSNGYFQMIHSTWGERLRQVFGEIPDPLWTDEGNVPRHERTTLPSAPRPAHDGHVNEPRPAQTLAQAQPHGASTTPRMPRDG
- a CDS encoding acid phosphatase, producing the protein MKQNDDTKNGRPEEPSIPAGPDDPTRRRVLGGLAAVGVGLALGGCETPVQSASSAPRSAADARVDAALRDQVRQIVVIYAENRSFVNLYGNFPGVQTPLASVSAERYAQLDRDGRTPLPQLPKIWGGLVPQAQELDGKRYMIAEHQITGLSNGPFLIVDTHGKPLPNGIITRDLVHRFYQNQMQINAGRNNQFAAWGDSGGLVMGYYENSAQTLKLWNIAQQYTLCDNFFMAAFGGSWLNHIFLISAQVPQYADIQTSAAKHLASVVEGDDPAGTRLKVAANSPASALDGPPKFVNDGLFTPDGYAVNTMAPPYQPSNVRPSEDGNPALADPSNPRVLRPQTYATIGDRLSAKGVDWAWYSGAWQYALDHQDTGAVPDFQYHHQPFNYFANFAPGTAARSRHLRDAGVGDDPSTNRLLADIDAGRLPAVTFYKPQGNLNMHAGYADVESGDRHITAVIEHIQRGPQWANTMIVVTHDENGGWWDPVAPPVGDRWGPGSRIPALVIAPFAKKGYVDHTFYDTVSILRFISRVHGLAPLDGVASRDQAIVSRGQTPPGDLTAALDLA
- a CDS encoding sugar efflux transporter codes for the protein MLKNSRFAGLLRIPGFLPLAGATLMLGVAMSFTAPYLSLFGVELVGMTPFRLGVFMTAIATSGVIASTAAGRWSDATGKHRTLLLVSLCAATLGYLCLCVVRDYRLLLLVGIAFIGAGGCALSLVFSFSRAALPARDDAERTFASATLRTILSAAWVFGPAVGALVLAATNFYGLFLFAAASFAACGTIVWRMREPRHDEHATQHLMARPTSGEVAREMSAESAAEYEGQPLTQAEVQPGVPRDPAPLPAAAGTAKAKAKAARPPAPAMEGSQKDIMRAIVALTLIGLAANATMIVLPLYIVHGLRGTRIDVSIMLGLGAFMEIPMMLALGARASVLNKTWWLAACAVVHAVYFVAMSLAPGVHALIPMQILNAFVVAVTSCLGMTFVQDLMPSSPGRATALFFNASRLGSILSGVLSGLLVQAFGYRGTFVFCSLLALCALVLFAVPGEQYPKMARAVRRYLRERLSKRG
- a CDS encoding MFS transporter; the encoded protein is MSASTSPSSFSPAGRPVIRSAADVSQLVNAGAATGSNARIVVAIALGGVFLDAYDLGALAFGLKDVAREFSLTPAGTGFVASAITFGAIVGAFLGGFLTDRIGRYRVFMADMFFFVVAAIACALAPNAWVLGGARFVMGLGVGIDLPVAMAFLAEFSRLKGRGNKAARVAMWCPVWYAAISVSYLLVLAFYAGLPASHSHLLWRLTLGFGAVPALVIIAIRSRYISESPVWAANQGDLAGAARILKRSYGIDAQVAPEAAASAAAKPARVASWKNYGALLRGVYLRRTVLATVIGVASSFAYNAVAFGLPVIISSFLAQSMLTTILASLVLNLGFAFVGGLIAVRIVPRFGAWKLTVLGYAIQFAALVGLAIVGKPATAPEVVSAVALLAAFLFGQGIGAGSHSMTFASLGYPTSLRGVGVGFNQTLMRASSTVSLFLFPVLATALGTRVFWIIAIAPLVGLAALLSIRWEPSGYDVDAEDFDAATPAQTLAGRDVETA